The genome window TTTTTTCCCTGATGTGGTGttgctacttttactgaagtatggGATTTGAATACATCACAGTCACATGTACCAAATGTTCTGTACACAATGAATTTTGAAGGTCACACATTCAAACAATCAAGGCAGCAATatcccagcagctcctgcatTCTTCCCAGTTGAAgtcctgtctttctgtctttgctggTGGAGTCTGGTGGCTATTGGTACAGGTGCAGGTATTTATGGAACAGGTCTCAGATCTTAAGAAagcaaaaaatttgaaaaatcaatgtttttgtcAGATCATGAGTTTCATTTCCTCACTGATTAtgtactctgtgtctgtgtgtgtgtgtgtgtgtgtgtgtgagagagagagagagagtgtgtgtgtgtgaataagtcAATGagtcttttttcagtcttgaTCTGTTCACTAAAAGGGGAAACTCTGTCCTTTCATTGCAGCTCCAAATCTCTGCCGGTGACACAGAAAACTCTGCTGGTGAGTACGGTAATGTTTCCCAATGAAATACCGAtgttagaagaaaaaaagacaatatttttattcagtgtttgtttatgtcattCTGTTCTGTCATCAATGCAACAGTAGTTAACAGCAAAACATGACTTCAATCAAAACTTATTATACATCATAATCATTTAAAGTAAAGCTTATCTGAAAGAAATCAAATTAATGCAAAATCTTGGGGAATTATTTCAACTCTGAATTgaaatttgtcacattttacattgtttttctgtgtggttgGAGAATGGGTGTGcggtatttttatttatttgcttgtcTCTCATGGGGCAAATTGTTATAAATTTTGCAAATAACTTGCAGAGACTTGTGTCCAGCTGCAGGAAGATAATCGGTGACAGTAAACATTTAGTTATCTTTATCATTGAATTATGTAACAAAACTGTAATCTGTAGCTTTCTCTTTTACTGCCTCTTAGaagttttcttcattttttacatATAGATTAAAAAGATTCTGTTATGTATAATTCAGGGGCAGAGCCAGGATTATTTCCTCAACTACCCCAGCATGACGCCTTGAAAATGAAAGTATTTCATCtattctgtttactgttttaattacattttcctgtatttgttaaatgtaaatgatgtttCAAAGCCTTATCCACCCTGTCAgaaattaaattctgttggtgcttgctgctgtttactgtcataTGCGGTCTATAAATATCAGTGTAGAACATTTAGTTAGTTTGTAATTattgctaaataaataaataaattcccaggacaaaacacagtgtgtcGAATTGAACAAATATTTCAGTCTCTTCTGATTAtctctttttcatgttttgactTTCATCAGCACCATcgtctttctcttcttccaaATACCATTAACTCCATTGTTTTGGACCATGAGAGGTTATTATGGGCTGGCTGTTCTGGTGGGCGTGGGCCTCACTCTTGATGACCAGCCAATGTGACCCAAACTGTGCAGGAGTAGATGGCAGTGCAGGAGTGGCAGGAGCCCCGGGCAGAGATGGACTGCCTGGGGCgaagggagagaaaggacaACCAGGTATAAATCTGTTCAAACGACCTCCATGGTCATCATACCATGTCAAAACTCTCAGTGTAGCAGGTTCAATTGAAATGTGCTGAATGATGGCATCAAATCTCACTGTATTCTCAACAGCCCTAGttatttggaaaaagaaaatgtgttatgCGTCCATGTTTGAAGCTGATAAGAGAAGCTGAGAGCACATAactggaaaaaggaaaaaacaacctTAACCTGTAATCATTCATCTTGTTCATCTCCAGCTAAGATGGCCGACGGTCCGGTAGATTCCAAGCGTCCTACTGAGGCTGAAGGGGAGATGGGGAATCGGGGGTTTGCAAGGGTCATGGGTCCTAAAGGTTTCTGTGGGGATCTCGGAACAGCGGGTCACCCTGGACAACCAGGTCACCCCGGCCCTGATGGGAAGAGCATCGGACATGGTAATAACATGACCCTCTGACCCTACAGCCTACCAGCATACAAGGGCTGATAGGTTTGTAacctaaggtagaaggagatgaatTAAACAGCTCTCTTTACAGCCACATGTAGTTCAACTCTTTGATCATgaagaaagtttgaagttaataacttttgtggtattttagtTTCGGGGTAATTAAAATTTCGACTACCCGCTCTGTCATCAgctgaatgtggatttgaatGTAAACTCATCAATCACCCCTAgtgtacatatatatagatagatgtGTACATATGGTGTTCGGTGCATGTGCATATATATGCATACCAATGCACCTTtgatcacacactgaacatgtgtgtatgtCCTTTCTGTTTCTAGGGCAGCACCCTCTCAGCAGGCCCGTTCAGCCTTCTCAGTGATGAGGACTGATAACAGTTATCCTCCCTATGATCAGGTTCagtctgttgtctgtctctGACCGTTCTGTCCATCAACTcctttttctaaatgtttttcaaatctgcaatcttcttttatttctcctggAATAGGAGAATAGAACATTGTGATTTGTTATTAGCCATGTagatagttttagttttgtatGTGTGAAGTAGTGGCATGTCTTTCCAGAGATAGTGTCCTCATTagtctggataatccacagacttCATTGTCACCAGTTTTCATAAGAACTACCAACATGgaaaaatataaagatgtgcAGCAGTCtcttgcctttttttcttttgtagtttcAAGGCTGTATCATTTCATTActgatcctgtgtgtgtgtgtgtgtgtgcatttcagaGAGTAACTTACCAGACAACTGTGGTCAACAAACCTGAAGATTTTAATGCAGCCACAGGTGAATTTATCTGCAGAGTACCTGGTGTTTATTACTTCACCTTCCACTCTGTGGCCAAGGTAACTCACTGCTGTCTGGTCCACAGCTGCACTGTCAGAGCTCCATTGCCATTACTACCTTACAGTTGTgccatgtgttgtgtttttttaggTCAGCATGTGTCTGCGTATAGTTACTGATGCTATGGAGAGGAAGGTGGGATTCTGTGATCACAACAGGAACAATGATCAGGTGAGTTTCAGTGCTTCAGTGAGTACCACAGAGCTCAAGAGATGTTCCTGAGAAAAATGAAAGTCTGACAGGAATGTGCCAGCTGAGTTTTTTCATGACGCCTCCTTGTGATTGGccgtgtttgtgtttcaggtgctGTCAGGTGGCGTGGTTTTACAGCTGGCAAAAGATCAGAAGGTTTGGCTCGAGTCCTTTATGGACCAGCAGACATCTACTGAGAGAAACGACATACGAGAAAAAAAGATCATCTTCAACGGCTTCCTCCTTTTCGCAAATACAGAATAAAGTTCTGTTGTATGCTCACGTCAGCTGGCGTCAGTCAGCATTTACAAACCTCTGATTTCAGATCATATTTCTCAAAGCTGTTTTTAGAATGACAGTTGACCATAACACACTCTCACcacacagtgacatttgttAAACTTTGACTGTAACTTGTTCACCATAATTGTTTCCTTCATATTAATGCATGTAAACCTCTTTGAAGACTCTTTCTGTGATTGCCACTAAAGCAAATTAAAGTGTAGTATTCAATGGAATGAATACTACAATGCTTGATGAGATTAAAGAAAAGTTACATATAATTTCACTACACACATTTTAGCCAACCATTAACTTTGTGGTTTTTGTCTTCATAGTTCAAGGCTGTTTCAAAACATAACAATGTGGGTTAAAACAGCACAGGGTGAGTTGTTTAATCCAGGTAGTCCAGTTGGAGAAGTTTATGAGTTTAAAGGTTTGTCAGACACCACAGAACTGCACGTTTCTAATAGTTGCAGTAGAAGTGTCTGGCATGGCACTATAGGATGTGCCATGCAATATTATAGCATTACTGCACCATGTTGTACTTGAGTGTTACCTCACTTTATTGTGTAAGTGTATAATTAGAATTGATATTTCCAGTAAGACTGTCAATGACCTTGGTTTTGTCTTAACACTCAAACACTCTAAATCTCTTTgagaataaaatacatatataataaaaGATGCCTAAAATGTTGTGATATGCATCTGGATCCAGATCTGAAGAGTAGATGAAAAGTTATTTCAGGTCAGTCAAAATGTTGACTTACTAGGTCAAAATTATGaggtaaaaagtcaaaattattaggataaaaatgtataattatgaaattaaaaaatgtcaaaaatttgaCTCAACCAAGagcagcttttttcttttactggcAGAAA of Lates calcarifer isolate ASB-BC8 linkage group LG12, TLL_Latcal_v3, whole genome shotgun sequence contains these proteins:
- the LOC108874762 gene encoding LOW QUALITY PROTEIN: complement C1q subcomponent subunit C-like (The sequence of the model RefSeq protein was modified relative to this genomic sequence to represent the inferred CDS: deleted 1 base in 1 codon); this encodes MRGYYGLAVLVGVGLLLMTSQCDPNCAGVDGSAGVAGAPGRDGLPGAKGEKGQPAKMADGPVDSKRPTEAEGEMGNRGFARVMGPKGFCGDLGTAGHPGQPGHPGPDGKSIGHGNNTSQQARSAFSVMRTDNSYPPYDQRVTYQTTVVNKPEDFNAATGEFICRVPGVYYFTFHSVAKVSMCLRIVTDAMERKVGFCDHNRNNDQVLSGGVVLQLAKDQKVWLESFMDQQTSTERNDIREKKIIFNGFLLFANTE